In Streptomyces sp. SN-593, a single genomic region encodes these proteins:
- a CDS encoding class I SAM-dependent methyltransferase, whose translation MLDYDVGAARHDAAREDVPRAGSAARAVLALVPEGARTLLDVGCGTGLVTERMLRPGLRVFAVDASAGMTRIAAERLGGGLVSGDCRRLPFADGCLDAVSAVWLLHLLPDAAAVVAECARILRPGGVLVATVDHDAGHDMGSDVSELLAPYRPARAHDATLRVLTVGAEHGLRRSGEARFTGHGQGMSPSRAAGEVARGGFAPVRALGPEQSGALARRLSLLPDPEVPRADPVYRLLALRKEA comes from the coding sequence ATGCTGGACTACGACGTGGGGGCGGCGCGTCACGACGCCGCCCGCGAGGACGTTCCACGCGCGGGCTCCGCGGCCCGGGCGGTGCTCGCCCTGGTCCCGGAGGGGGCCCGCACCCTGCTGGACGTGGGCTGCGGCACCGGACTGGTCACCGAGCGGATGCTGCGGCCCGGACTGCGGGTGTTCGCGGTGGACGCCTCGGCGGGCATGACCCGGATCGCGGCCGAACGGCTGGGCGGCGGACTGGTGTCGGGCGACTGCCGGCGGCTGCCGTTCGCCGACGGGTGCCTGGACGCGGTGAGCGCGGTGTGGCTGCTGCACCTGCTGCCGGACGCGGCCGCGGTGGTCGCGGAGTGCGCCCGGATCCTGCGGCCCGGTGGGGTTCTCGTGGCCACCGTGGACCACGACGCCGGGCACGACATGGGCAGCGACGTGAGCGAACTCCTCGCGCCCTACCGGCCCGCCCGCGCCCATGACGCGACCCTGCGGGTGCTGACGGTGGGCGCCGAGCACGGGCTGCGCCGCTCGGGCGAGGCCCGCTTCACCGGCCACGGCCAGGGGATGTCGCCGTCGCGGGCGGCCGGGGAGGTGGCGCGCGGCGGCTTCGCCCCGGTGCGTGCCCTGGGCCCGGAGCAGTCCGGCGCGCTGGCCCGGCGGTTGTCGCTGCTGCCGGACCCCGAAGTGCCGCGCGCCGACCCGGTGTACCGGCTGCTGGCGCTGCGCAAGGAGGCGTGA
- a CDS encoding SLATT domain-containing protein, producing MADTGGGAETGTDAGTGTVAGAVTGGAAGLPRGRGHRDLELRPFPAITAGTPAAQRQALADLRAWAEQGAVDAIDWYLRDKRAKRTASRLLQGLAIVFAVAGTAIPLGAAATGSSGQGWGYVLLAAAAGCKGFDHFFGLSASWMRDIAAAHALRFELGEVRLEWAADVLRAGPAGQVRPDAPLEPAEVERQLALIGRLTAAVRGQVERETSTWQAEFGAATRQLHEQGGLPVPDRPPGA from the coding sequence ATGGCGGACACCGGCGGCGGCGCGGAGACCGGGACGGACGCGGGTACGGGCACGGTGGCGGGAGCGGTCACGGGCGGGGCGGCGGGGCTGCCGCGCGGGCGGGGGCACCGTGACCTGGAGCTGCGGCCCTTCCCCGCGATCACGGCCGGTACCCCGGCCGCCCAGCGCCAGGCCCTGGCCGACCTGCGGGCATGGGCCGAACAGGGCGCGGTGGACGCCATCGACTGGTACCTGCGCGACAAGCGGGCCAAGCGGACCGCGTCGCGGCTGCTCCAGGGGCTGGCGATCGTGTTCGCGGTCGCGGGCACCGCGATCCCCCTGGGGGCCGCCGCCACCGGCTCCTCCGGCCAGGGCTGGGGATACGTCCTGCTCGCGGCCGCGGCCGGCTGCAAGGGCTTCGACCACTTCTTCGGACTGTCCGCGAGCTGGATGCGGGACATCGCCGCCGCGCACGCGCTGCGCTTCGAACTCGGCGAGGTCCGGCTGGAGTGGGCCGCCGACGTGCTCCGGGCCGGGCCCGCCGGCCAGGTCCGGCCCGACGCGCCCCTGGAACCCGCCGAGGTCGAGCGGCAGTTGGCCCTCATCGGCCGGCTCACCGCGGCCGTGCGCGGGCAGGTGGAGCGCGAGACCTCCACGTGGCAGGCGGAGTTCGGGGCCGCCACCCGGCAACTCCACGAGCAGGGCGGTCTGCCCGTCCCGGACCGGCCGCCGGGCGCCTGA
- a CDS encoding AMP-dependent synthetase/ligase: MRQFTVPPLVTTPQAGGLADAVFGNGRDHPDDVVLGRADGQGGWTDVTAAGFRDEVLAVAKGLLAEGIRFGDRVAIMSRTRYEWTLFDFALWSIGAQPVPVYPTSSSEQVRWMLHDSEAVAAVVEHGDHAMTIGAAVDELPRLTRLWQLDADCVAELGAAGAHLADEVVERHRLAVTPDAVATVIYTSGTVGRPKGCVITHANFMAETDNVVARWEPVFRSRPGEEPSTLLFLPLAHVFGRMVEVGCIRARVKLGHQPSMSAKDLMPDLASFRPTFVLAVPYVFEKVFQGARRAAEAGGRLGPFEKAVDIAVRYAEAQEARAFGTGPGPGAGLRMQHQLYDKLVYSKVRAALGGRVRHGISGGSAMERRLGLFFAGAGVTIYEGYGLTETTAAATANPPEQTRFGTVGLPVPGTTVLIAEDGEIWLGGGQVFSGYLNDEKTTAEVLREGWLATGDIGSLDEDGYLTITGRKKEILVTSGGKSVSPTPLEDRVRAHPLVAQCVAVGNNRPYVAALVTLDPEAVAHWLRMRGKPAMPVARLVHDPELETEIRRAVVAANTLVSQAESIRTFRILGGQFSEERGTLTPSMKLKRRAIETAYATEIDALYRG; the protein is encoded by the coding sequence TTGCGCCAGTTCACTGTCCCCCCACTGGTCACGACACCGCAGGCGGGAGGACTGGCCGATGCCGTCTTCGGCAACGGCCGGGACCACCCCGACGACGTGGTGCTCGGACGCGCGGACGGACAGGGCGGCTGGACCGACGTGACGGCGGCCGGGTTCCGCGACGAGGTGCTGGCGGTGGCCAAGGGCCTGCTGGCGGAGGGCATACGGTTCGGCGACCGCGTCGCGATCATGTCCAGGACCCGGTACGAGTGGACGCTCTTCGACTTCGCGCTGTGGTCGATCGGCGCCCAGCCGGTCCCGGTGTACCCGACCTCCTCCTCCGAGCAGGTGCGCTGGATGCTGCACGACTCGGAGGCGGTCGCCGCGGTCGTGGAGCACGGCGACCACGCGATGACGATCGGCGCGGCCGTCGACGAACTGCCCCGGCTCACCCGGCTGTGGCAGCTCGACGCCGACTGCGTCGCCGAACTCGGCGCGGCCGGCGCCCACCTGGCCGACGAGGTGGTCGAGCGGCACCGCCTCGCCGTCACCCCGGACGCGGTCGCCACGGTCATCTACACCTCGGGCACGGTCGGCCGTCCCAAGGGCTGTGTGATCACGCACGCCAACTTCATGGCCGAGACCGACAACGTGGTGGCCCGCTGGGAGCCGGTCTTCCGCAGCCGGCCGGGCGAGGAGCCGTCCACGCTGCTGTTCCTGCCGCTCGCACACGTCTTCGGGCGGATGGTGGAGGTCGGCTGCATCCGCGCCCGGGTCAAGCTCGGCCACCAGCCGAGCATGTCGGCCAAAGACCTCATGCCGGACCTGGCCTCCTTCCGGCCGACGTTCGTGCTCGCCGTGCCGTACGTCTTCGAGAAGGTCTTCCAGGGCGCCCGCCGCGCGGCCGAGGCGGGCGGCCGGCTCGGCCCGTTCGAGAAGGCCGTCGACATCGCGGTGCGGTACGCGGAGGCGCAGGAGGCCAGGGCGTTCGGCACCGGGCCCGGCCCCGGCGCCGGCCTGCGCATGCAGCACCAGCTCTACGACAAGCTGGTCTACAGCAAGGTGCGCGCCGCCCTCGGCGGCCGGGTGCGGCACGGCATCTCCGGCGGCTCGGCGATGGAGCGCCGGCTCGGCCTGTTCTTCGCTGGCGCCGGGGTGACCATCTACGAGGGCTACGGCCTGACCGAGACCACCGCCGCGGCGACCGCGAACCCCCCGGAGCAGACCCGGTTCGGCACGGTCGGGCTGCCGGTGCCCGGCACCACGGTGCTGATCGCCGAGGACGGCGAGATCTGGCTCGGCGGCGGGCAGGTCTTCAGCGGCTACCTCAACGACGAGAAGACCACCGCCGAGGTGCTCCGGGAGGGCTGGCTGGCCACCGGGGACATCGGCTCCCTCGACGAGGACGGCTACCTGACCATCACCGGGCGGAAGAAGGAGATCCTGGTCACCAGCGGCGGCAAGAGCGTCTCGCCGACCCCGCTGGAGGACCGGGTGCGCGCTCACCCGCTGGTCGCCCAGTGCGTGGCGGTCGGCAACAACCGCCCCTACGTCGCCGCGCTGGTGACACTGGACCCCGAGGCGGTCGCCCACTGGCTGCGGATGCGCGGCAAGCCGGCGATGCCGGTGGCCCGGCTCGTACACGATCCGGAGCTGGAGACGGAGATCCGGCGGGCCGTGGTCGCCGCCAACACCCTCGTCTCGCAGGCCGAGTCGATCCGCACCTTCCGCATCCTGGGCGGACAGTTCTCCGAGGAGCGCGGCACCCTGACACCGTCGATGAAGCTCAAGCGGCGGGCGATCGAGACGGCCTACGCGACGGAGATCGACGCGCTGTACCGGGGCTGA
- a CDS encoding LysR family transcriptional regulator → MFEPVQLRTFLAVAQTLSFTQAAKRLDLRQSTVSQHVRRLEDAAGCRLFVRDTHGVDLTEDGEAMLGFARTILAANERAVGFFAGTRLRGRLRFGVSEDFVLTRLPEILSAFRREHPEVDLELTVELSGTLHRMLDAGQLDLCLAKRSAPDGAGQLVFRDTLVWIGSERMRLDPRRPVPLIAFPAPGITRARALEVLERHGRDWRVACTSASLSGLVAAARAGLGVMAHARSLVPAGLVPLPSRAANLPELGGVDFVLLHGRAPRGGRPRGAAQEAADALSRSLLAAGDTLHRPLP, encoded by the coding sequence GTGTTCGAACCGGTGCAGTTGCGGACGTTCCTGGCCGTCGCCCAGACGCTGAGCTTCACGCAGGCCGCGAAGCGGCTCGACCTGCGGCAGTCCACGGTCAGCCAGCACGTGCGGCGACTGGAGGACGCCGCGGGCTGCCGGCTGTTCGTCCGGGACACGCACGGCGTGGACCTCACCGAGGACGGCGAGGCGATGCTCGGCTTCGCCCGCACGATCCTGGCCGCCAACGAGCGGGCGGTCGGCTTCTTCGCGGGCACCCGGCTGCGCGGGCGGCTGCGGTTCGGGGTCTCCGAGGACTTCGTGCTGACCCGGCTGCCGGAGATCCTGTCCGCCTTCCGGCGCGAACACCCCGAAGTGGACCTGGAGTTGACCGTCGAGCTGTCCGGCACCCTGCACCGGATGCTGGACGCGGGGCAGTTGGACCTGTGCCTCGCCAAGCGCTCGGCGCCCGACGGAGCGGGCCAACTCGTCTTCCGGGACACCCTGGTGTGGATCGGCAGCGAGCGGATGCGGCTCGACCCGCGCCGTCCGGTGCCCCTGATCGCGTTCCCGGCTCCCGGCATCACCCGCGCCCGCGCGCTGGAGGTGCTGGAGCGGCACGGCCGGGACTGGCGGGTCGCCTGCACCAGCGCGTCGCTCAGCGGCCTGGTCGCGGCCGCCCGCGCGGGCCTGGGCGTGATGGCGCACGCCCGGTCGCTCGTGCCCGCCGGGCTGGTGCCGCTGCCGTCGCGCGCGGCGAACCTCCCGGAACTCGGCGGGGTGGACTTCGTGCTGCTGCACGGCCGCGCGCCCCGCGGCGGCCGTCCGCGCGGCGCCGCCCAGGAGGCGGCCGACGCGCTGTCCCGGTCGCTCCTGGCCGCCGGCGACACCCTCCACCGCCCGCTGCCCTGA
- a CDS encoding bile acid:sodium symporter family protein, with the protein MPLDPYIAALLCTVLVAALLPASGSGARVASDASDGAVGLLFFLYGSRLSTGEALAGLRHWRLHLTVLASTFVVFPLLGLAAHGLVPYVIAPRLYPGLLFLCVLPSTIQSSIAFTSIARGNVAAAICAGSFSSLAGIVATPLLAALLIGGGAGISGHAVTGIALQLLAPFLAGQLLRRWTAPLLARHRRVLGYVDRGSILLVVYTAFSEGMAEGIWHQVAPPRLLELVAAEAVLLALMLTATSYGARALGFGRADRVTIVFAGSKKSLASGLPMATVLFGSGAGLAVLPLMLFHQMQLMVCAVIAKRWARQAQDRAPSGVSAKEKRLSPA; encoded by the coding sequence TTGCCCCTCGACCCCTACATCGCCGCGCTGCTGTGCACCGTGCTGGTCGCCGCCCTGCTGCCGGCGTCCGGGAGCGGGGCCCGCGTGGCGAGCGACGCCTCCGACGGCGCCGTCGGGCTGCTCTTCTTCCTGTACGGCAGCCGCCTGTCCACCGGGGAGGCGCTGGCGGGGCTGCGGCACTGGCGGCTGCACCTGACCGTGCTCGCCTCCACCTTCGTGGTCTTCCCGCTGCTCGGACTGGCCGCGCACGGCCTGGTCCCGTACGTCATCGCGCCGAGGCTCTACCCGGGCCTGCTGTTCCTGTGCGTGCTGCCGTCCACCATCCAGTCCTCGATCGCCTTCACCTCGATCGCCCGCGGCAACGTGGCCGCGGCGATCTGCGCGGGCTCGTTCTCCAGCCTCGCCGGGATCGTGGCCACCCCGCTGCTCGCCGCGCTGCTGATCGGGGGCGGCGCCGGGATCAGCGGGCACGCCGTGACCGGCATCGCGCTGCAACTCCTCGCGCCCTTCCTCGCCGGGCAGTTGCTGCGCCGCTGGACCGCGCCGCTGCTCGCCCGCCACCGCAGGGTGCTCGGGTACGTCGACCGCGGCTCGATCCTGCTCGTGGTCTACACCGCCTTCAGCGAGGGCATGGCGGAGGGGATCTGGCACCAGGTGGCGCCGCCGCGGCTGCTGGAACTCGTGGCGGCCGAGGCGGTGCTGCTCGCGCTCATGCTGACGGCGACGTCGTACGGCGCCCGCGCGCTCGGCTTCGGCCGCGCGGACCGGGTCACCATCGTGTTCGCCGGCTCCAAGAAGAGCCTCGCCTCGGGGCTGCCGATGGCCACGGTGCTGTTCGGGTCGGGCGCCGGGCTCGCGGTGCTGCCGCTGATGCTCTTCCACCAGATGCAGCTCATGGTGTGCGCGGTGATCGCGAAGCGGTGGGCGCGGCAGGCTCAGGACCGGGCGCCCTCCGGTGTGTCCGCGAAGGAGAAGCGGCTCTCGCCGGCGTAG
- the fdhD gene encoding formate dehydrogenase accessory sulfurtransferase FdhD: MGRVTERRRVLRIRDGVVGHRADTLVAEEPLEIRLNGRPLAITMRTPGDDFALAVGFLVSEGVLASADDVASVVYCAGATADGHNTYNVVDVALAPGVPLPDIALERNVYTSSSCGLCGKASLDAVRTATRMPPLDPGIPRLTPELLSGLPDRLRAAQRVFDRTGGLHAAALFDGGGELLDVREDVGRHNAVDKLVGRALREGLLPLAGRVLMVSGRASFELVQKAVMAGIPVLAAVSAPSSLAVDLAAESGLTLVGFLRGSSMNVYAGESRFSFADTPEGARS, encoded by the coding sequence ATGGGACGTGTCACCGAGCGACGCCGCGTACTGCGGATCAGGGACGGCGTGGTCGGGCACCGCGCGGACACGCTGGTGGCCGAGGAGCCGCTGGAGATCCGGCTGAACGGCCGCCCGCTGGCGATCACCATGCGCACCCCGGGCGACGACTTCGCACTCGCGGTCGGCTTCCTGGTCAGCGAAGGGGTGCTCGCCTCGGCCGACGACGTGGCGAGCGTCGTGTACTGCGCCGGCGCGACCGCCGACGGCCACAACACCTACAACGTGGTGGACGTGGCCCTCGCCCCCGGCGTCCCGCTCCCGGACATCGCCCTGGAGCGGAACGTGTACACGTCGTCCTCCTGCGGGCTGTGCGGGAAGGCGAGCCTGGACGCGGTGCGCACCGCGACCCGGATGCCACCGCTCGACCCCGGAATCCCGCGCCTGACACCGGAGTTGCTCAGCGGGCTGCCGGACCGGCTGCGGGCCGCGCAGCGCGTGTTCGACCGTACGGGCGGGCTGCACGCGGCCGCGCTCTTCGACGGCGGGGGCGAACTGCTGGACGTGCGCGAGGACGTCGGGCGGCACAACGCGGTGGACAAGCTGGTCGGGCGGGCGCTGCGGGAGGGGCTGCTGCCGCTGGCCGGGCGGGTGCTGATGGTCTCGGGCCGGGCCTCCTTCGAGCTGGTGCAGAAGGCGGTGATGGCCGGCATCCCGGTGCTGGCCGCGGTCTCGGCGCCCTCATCCCTCGCGGTGGACCTGGCCGCCGAGTCGGGGCTCACCCTGGTCGGCTTCCTGCGCGGCAGCTCCATGAACGTCTACGCCGGCGAGAGCCGCTTCTCCTTCGCGGACACACCGGAGGGCGCCCGGTCCTGA
- a CDS encoding chorismate mutase: MTDQPTSGAERTLGGNEEALAKLRTLRGSIDNLDAALVHLLAERFKCTQEVGELKAAHDLPPADPAREADQIDRLRRLAADARLDPAFAEKFLNFIIDEVVRHHRAIAARQDGTTEE, encoded by the coding sequence ATGACAGACCAGCCGACGTCGGGCGCGGAGCGCACCCTGGGCGGTAACGAGGAGGCGCTCGCGAAGCTGCGCACCCTGCGCGGCAGCATCGACAACCTTGACGCGGCCCTCGTCCACCTGCTCGCAGAGCGTTTCAAGTGCACCCAGGAGGTGGGGGAGTTGAAGGCGGCGCACGACCTGCCGCCGGCCGACCCGGCACGCGAGGCCGACCAGATCGACCGGTTGCGGCGGCTGGCCGCCGACGCGCGGCTCGACCCGGCGTTCGCGGAGAAGTTCCTCAACTTCATCATCGACGAGGTGGTCCGCCACCACCGGGCGATCGCGGCGCGGCAGGACGGGACGACCGAGGAGTGA
- a CDS encoding helicase-related protein, which produces MPERGRLGLGDLVPGRAVSGIVTGGDVTVVAVRMFGSTAAQVTYRRPEGTVEERILYEEDAERLAEAASGAAGGGFDADPGLFRLAAEALRIRMAARGDAMLAVSTSLLDPLPHQIQAVYNELLPRTPLRFLLADDPGAGKTIMAGLYIKELALRGDLERCLIVAPGGLVEQWQDELLEKFGLDFTLLTRQLTDATIDGNVFDRHPRLIARMDALARSEDLRRLLGESGWDLVVVDEAHRMSASYFGAELKTTKRYELGRLLGRLTRHLLLMTATPHAGKEEDFQLFMTLLDSDRFSGRYRAGIHRHDVSGLMRRMIKEDLLTFDGKRLFPERRAYTVPYELSPAEQELYEQVTGYVRQEMNRAERLDGRRGNQVGFALTVLQRRLASSPAAIHRSLERRRLRLEARRQEMLSGQVVAHAGAVPASVPSSDDDLDELTGGELEELEEQVVDAATAARTLQELELEIAALSELERLAARVLASGDDRKWRELSGLLQDDPLLRDEGGLPRKLIVFTEHRDTLDYLTRRIRNMIGRPEAVVAIHGGTPRPHRRDIRDAFNQDPDVRVLIATDAAGEGLNLQRAHLMVNYDLPWNPNRIEQRFGRIHRIGQTEVCHLWNLVAADTREGQVFLRLLDKIEQQSKAYDGKVYNVLGELFEGEPLRGLLLEAIRYGDRPEVKSRLDQVIDARVGARAVELIRGLALDAHVMGLEDVEAVRLHMEEAQAKRLHPHYVRAFFRDAFDRLGSHLRARESGRYEITHIPAVLRDTGRFGLGLGGVVQRRYERVCFDRERVTVPGAARADLIAPGHPLFDAVLEETVHRHGDLLTRGTVLVDASDAGTRPRLLTALVQEVVDGHGRSVDRSFAFVELHPDGTAHDAGPAPYLDYRPPTPREAEAAGVLLKEEWLRDGGPARAMEWAVREAVPQHLNRTRERLLPVIGRTRTQVEQRLRQEISFWYAQAGKLELDVAEGKKVRHRPETARAWAEDLERRREQRLAALDKDQALQARPPVVAGCALVVPMGWLAGHLGSALTPAERAVLDGLHAVDGYETDRRAVAAVLGAERGLGRVPEEMAHNNPGYDIRSHTLDGHLVHIEVKGRREGAEHFYVSRNEVLVAKNRGEQHRLALVSVSPQGPEHDETRYLTDAFADTDFGDLKTEGVLLSWQDAWNKGGTPQ; this is translated from the coding sequence ATGCCTGAGCGAGGCCGGCTGGGCCTCGGCGATCTCGTGCCGGGGCGTGCCGTGTCGGGCATCGTCACCGGCGGTGACGTCACGGTCGTCGCGGTGCGGATGTTCGGGTCGACGGCGGCGCAGGTTACTTACCGGCGTCCCGAGGGCACCGTGGAGGAGCGGATCCTCTATGAGGAGGACGCCGAGCGACTGGCCGAGGCGGCCTCCGGCGCGGCGGGCGGCGGTTTCGACGCAGACCCCGGGCTATTCCGGCTGGCGGCCGAGGCGCTGCGGATCAGGATGGCGGCGCGCGGCGACGCCATGCTGGCCGTGTCCACCAGCCTCCTCGACCCACTGCCCCACCAGATTCAGGCTGTCTACAACGAGCTCCTGCCGCGCACCCCCCTACGTTTCCTCCTCGCCGACGACCCTGGCGCCGGAAAGACCATCATGGCCGGGCTCTACATAAAGGAGCTTGCGCTCCGCGGCGACCTGGAGCGCTGCCTGATCGTGGCGCCGGGCGGGCTGGTCGAGCAGTGGCAGGACGAACTGCTGGAGAAGTTCGGCCTCGACTTCACCCTGCTCACCCGGCAGCTGACCGACGCGACGATCGACGGTAATGTCTTCGACCGGCACCCCCGGCTCATCGCGCGCATGGACGCCCTGGCCCGTTCCGAGGACCTGCGGCGGCTGCTCGGGGAGAGCGGCTGGGACCTGGTCGTCGTGGACGAGGCGCACCGGATGAGCGCGAGCTACTTCGGTGCGGAGCTGAAGACGACCAAGCGCTACGAACTGGGCCGCCTCCTCGGCCGCCTCACCCGCCACCTGCTCCTGATGACCGCGACGCCGCACGCAGGCAAGGAGGAGGACTTCCAGCTGTTCATGACCCTGCTGGACAGTGACCGGTTCAGCGGCCGGTACCGGGCGGGCATCCACCGGCACGACGTGTCCGGCCTGATGCGCCGCATGATTAAGGAGGACCTGCTCACCTTCGACGGCAAGAGGCTCTTCCCCGAGCGCCGCGCCTATACCGTGCCCTACGAACTCTCGCCCGCCGAGCAGGAGCTGTATGAGCAGGTCACAGGGTACGTCCGCCAGGAGATGAACCGCGCGGAACGGCTGGACGGCCGGCGCGGCAACCAGGTCGGTTTCGCACTCACCGTCCTCCAGCGCCGCCTCGCCTCCAGCCCGGCGGCGATCCACCGTTCCCTGGAGCGCAGGAGGCTGCGGCTGGAGGCCCGCCGTCAGGAGATGCTGTCGGGCCAGGTCGTGGCGCATGCCGGTGCGGTTCCCGCGTCCGTGCCGTCCTCCGACGACGACCTGGACGAACTGACCGGCGGTGAGCTGGAGGAGCTGGAGGAGCAGGTCGTCGACGCGGCGACGGCCGCACGCACCCTCCAGGAGCTGGAGCTGGAGATCGCCGCGCTGAGCGAGCTGGAGCGGCTCGCCGCCCGCGTCCTGGCCTCCGGCGACGACCGCAAGTGGCGGGAACTGTCGGGGCTGCTGCAGGACGACCCGCTGCTGCGGGACGAGGGGGGCCTGCCCCGCAAGCTGATCGTCTTCACCGAGCACCGAGATACCCTCGACTACTTGACACGCCGCATCAGGAACATGATCGGCCGCCCCGAGGCAGTCGTCGCCATCCACGGCGGCACCCCGCGCCCGCACCGCCGTGACATCCGCGACGCCTTCAATCAGGACCCCGATGTCCGCGTCCTCATCGCCACCGACGCCGCTGGCGAGGGTCTGAACCTTCAGCGCGCCCACCTCATGGTCAACTACGACCTGCCGTGGAACCCCAACCGCATCGAGCAGCGCTTCGGCCGCATCCACCGCATCGGCCAGACCGAGGTCTGCCACCTGTGGAACCTGGTCGCCGCCGACACCCGTGAGGGCCAGGTCTTCCTACGGCTCCTCGACAAGATCGAACAGCAGTCGAAGGCGTATGACGGCAAGGTCTACAACGTCCTCGGCGAACTCTTCGAGGGCGAACCGCTGCGCGGCCTGCTCCTTGAGGCCATCCGCTACGGCGACCGGCCCGAGGTCAAGAGTCGCCTCGACCAGGTCATCGACGCCCGGGTCGGCGCACGCGCCGTCGAGTTGATCAGGGGGCTCGCGCTGGACGCCCACGTCATGGGCCTGGAGGACGTCGAGGCGGTACGTCTGCATATGGAGGAGGCCCAGGCCAAGCGGCTGCATCCGCATTACGTTCGGGCCTTCTTCCGGGATGCCTTCGACCGCCTCGGCAGCCACCTCAGGGCGCGGGAGAGTGGCCGGTACGAGATCACCCACATCCCGGCGGTTCTGCGTGACACGGGTCGCTTCGGGCTCGGGCTTGGCGGGGTCGTGCAGCGCCGCTATGAGCGGGTCTGCTTCGACCGCGAGCGCGTGACCGTCCCCGGGGCTGCCCGCGCCGACCTGATCGCCCCCGGGCACCCGCTCTTCGACGCCGTGCTGGAGGAGACGGTCCATCGGCACGGGGACCTGCTCACGCGGGGCACGGTGCTTGTGGACGCCTCGGACGCGGGCACGCGCCCGCGGCTGCTGACCGCGCTGGTCCAGGAGGTCGTCGACGGGCACGGGCGGTCGGTGGACCGTTCCTTCGCCTTCGTGGAACTGCACCCCGACGGCACGGCTCATGACGCGGGCCCCGCTCCGTATCTCGACTACCGTCCGCCCACGCCCAGGGAGGCCGAGGCGGCGGGGGTGCTTCTCAAGGAGGAGTGGCTACGGGACGGCGGCCCTGCCCGCGCGATGGAGTGGGCGGTACGGGAGGCGGTGCCCCAGCACCTGAACCGGACCCGGGAACGCCTCTTGCCCGTCATCGGGCGCACGCGCACCCAGGTCGAGCAGCGACTGCGCCAGGAGATCAGTTTCTGGTACGCGCAGGCCGGGAAGCTTGAACTGGATGTGGCGGAGGGCAAGAAGGTCCGCCACCGCCCGGAGACCGCGCGTGCGTGGGCTGAGGATCTGGAACGGCGTCGAGAGCAGCGTCTCGCCGCTCTCGACAAGGACCAGGCGCTTCAGGCCCGGCCGCCTGTGGTGGCGGGGTGTGCGCTCGTCGTGCCGATGGGCTGGCTGGCCGGGCATCTGGGGTCGGCCCTGACTCCGGCTGAGCGGGCTGTGCTGGATGGCCTGCACGCGGTCGACGGCTATGAGACCGACCGGCGTGCTGTGGCGGCGGTGCTTGGTGCCGAGCGTGGCCTGGGCCGTGTCCCTGAGGAGATGGCACACAACAATCCCGGCTACGACATCCGATCGCATACTCTTGACGGTCACCTCGTGCACATCGAGGTGAAGGGCCGCCGGGAGGGCGCGGAGCACTTCTACGTCAGCCGTAACGAGGTCCTCGTCGCCAAGAACCGGGGCGAGCAGCATCGTCTCGCCCTGGTCTCCGTCAGCCCGCAGGGGCCGGAGCACGACGAGACCCGGTACCTTACCGACGCCTTCGCCGATACCGACTTCGGCGACCTGAAGACCGAGGGTGTCCTGCTGTCCTGGCAGGACGCCTGGAACAAGGGAGGAACCCCGCAGTGA